GCCGAGACCATCCCCGTGTGGGACTACGCGCTGAACTCGCTGAAGGTCGCCGCCGCCAACGTCGTGACCAACTGCGTCGGCTCCGCGCTCGCCGGCTACGCCCTGGCCCGGCTGCGCTACCGGGGCCGCCGGGCGGCCACGCTCGCCTTCGTGCTGGCGATGCTCGTGCCGGTGGAGGGCATCATCATCGCCCAGTTCACCACCATGCGGGAGCTCGGGCTGAACAACACCCTGGTCGGCGTGGTCCTGCCGGGCTGCATCAGCGCGCTGAACGTGCTGCTGATGCGCAACGCCTTCCTCAACCTGCCGTACGAGATCGAGGACGCCGCGTTCGTCGACGGCGCCAACGTCTGGCAGCGGTTCTGGCGGATCGCGCTGCCGTCGGTCAAGGGCACCCTCGCCGTCGTCGCGATCTTCGCGTTCATGGGTGCCTGGGACGACTTCCTGTGGCCGCTCATCGTGCTGAGCGACCCGTCCAAGTTCACGCTGACCATCGGCCTGAACTATCTGCACGGCACCTTCGCCAACGACGAACGGCTCGTCGCCGCCGGCACGATCATCGCCGTCGCCCCGCTGATCGCCCTCTTCGCCTGCCTGCAGCGGTACTTCTTCCGCGGGGTCGGCGAGGGCGCCGTCAAGGGCTGACCTCCGCACGCGACGGGCAACAGACCGTCCGCACCACGACCACCGGGACCTCCATGTCTTCTGCCGTGCGCTTCGGCGTCAACTACACCCCCAGTGAAGGGTGGTTCCACCACTGGCTCGACTTCGACCTGGACTCCGTGCGCGCCGACCTCGACTCGATCGCCGCCCTCGGCCTCGACCACGTGCGGGTCTTCCCGCTGTGGCCGTACTTCCAGCCCAACCGCACCCTGATCCGGCCCCGGGCCGTGGAGCAGCTCGTCGCGCTCGTGGACGCCGCCGCCGAACGCGGCCTCGACGTCAACGTGGACGGTCTGCAAGGGCACTTGAGCAGCTTCGACTTCCTGCCGGCCTGGACGCGCACCTGGCACCGGCGGAACCTGTTCACCGACCCCGACGTGCTCGACGGCCAGGCGGCCTACCTGCGCACCCTGGCCGCCGCCCTCGCCGACCGGCCCAACTTCCTCGGCATCACGCTGGGCAACGAGGTCAACCAGTTCGCCGCGGGCCCGCACCCCGACCCCGACCGGGCCACCGAGGAGCAGATCGACGCGTGGCTGACGCGGATGCTGGCCGCCTGCGCGCAGGGGGCGCCCGGCAAGCTGCACCTGCACGCCGAGTACGACGCCACCTGGTACCAGGACGACCAGCCGTTCACGCCGGCCCAGGCCGCCCGGCACGGTGCGGTGACCGCCGTGCACTCCTGGGTGTTCAACGGCACCGCCCAGCGGCACGGCCGCGCCTCCGTCCCGAGCGAGCACCACGCCGAATACCTCGTCGAACTCAGCAAGGCCTGGGCGAACGACCCGCACCGGCCCGTCTGGCTCCAGGAGGTCGGCGCGCCCGCACCGCTCGTCCCGCCCGAGCACGCCGCCGCCTTCACCGAGGCGACCGTGACGCACACCCTGGACTGCCCCGACCTGTGGGGCATCACCTGGTGGTGCTCGCACGACGTCTCCCGCGGCCTCGCCGACTTCCCGGAACTCGAGTACGGGCTGGGCCTGCTGACCAACGACCGGCGGCCCAAGGACGCCGCGCTGGTGCTGGCCCGCGCCGCCCGTGAGCACGCCGCGACCCCGGCGGCGCGGACCACGGCGCTCGTCGTGCCCGCCGACCCGTCCGTCCGCTCCCGCTGCGCACCCGGCGGCCCCGTCTTCG
This region of Streptomyces chromofuscus genomic DNA includes:
- a CDS encoding carbohydrate ABC transporter permease, coding for MSVLEKARPGAAPAPPAARRSRVSDEHGRRVRAWELALRYLLLLGVLALTVGPFLWQLSTSLKGPTEDIFSSPPTFLPGDPTLHNYERVAETIPVWDYALNSLKVAAANVVTNCVGSALAGYALARLRYRGRRAATLAFVLAMLVPVEGIIIAQFTTMRELGLNNTLVGVVLPGCISALNVLLMRNAFLNLPYEIEDAAFVDGANVWQRFWRIALPSVKGTLAVVAIFAFMGAWDDFLWPLIVLSDPSKFTLTIGLNYLHGTFANDERLVAAGTIIAVAPLIALFACLQRYFFRGVGEGAVKG
- a CDS encoding glycoside hydrolase 5 family protein; its protein translation is MSSAVRFGVNYTPSEGWFHHWLDFDLDSVRADLDSIAALGLDHVRVFPLWPYFQPNRTLIRPRAVEQLVALVDAAAERGLDVNVDGLQGHLSSFDFLPAWTRTWHRRNLFTDPDVLDGQAAYLRTLAAALADRPNFLGITLGNEVNQFAAGPHPDPDRATEEQIDAWLTRMLAACAQGAPGKLHLHAEYDATWYQDDQPFTPAQAARHGAVTAVHSWVFNGTAQRHGRASVPSEHHAEYLVELSKAWANDPHRPVWLQEVGAPAPLVPPEHAAAFTEATVTHTLDCPDLWGITWWCSHDVSRGLADFPELEYGLGLLTNDRRPKDAALVLARAAREHAATPAARTTALVVPADPSVRSRCAPGGPVFDAFFRLVADGARPTTVLDTRADDQDHLAARGITEVVTPDQVLPVPPGTHGGTRS